In the genome of Parus major isolate Abel chromosome 2, Parus_major1.1, whole genome shotgun sequence, one region contains:
- the GCNT2 gene encoding LOW QUALITY PROTEIN: N-acetyllactosaminide beta-1,6-N-acetylglucosaminyl-transferase (The sequence of the model RefSeq protein was modified relative to this genomic sequence to represent the inferred CDS: inserted 3 bases in 2 codons; deleted 1 base in 1 codon; substituted 1 base at 1 genomic stop codon) has product MSNSSSSCVLWLENVNVSFPFVFYAVNLQAQKPPRRLNFSVSLILAEACKAFIEDKVSFXRKIPFREPNCTEYLTQNPHITCALAAKEAAHTLTYVMMLHKEFETFELSFRELFVLQSVYHVHGDVXSRSQFPYSRQLCLLSASPVSWAKGVLQGSISHLWTDLHCLALAMPWCYLLNTCGQDLSLENNREIIQLLKGLGGKSITPRVLPPSHLCHLHVHREQFYSSFSFMLWTFICKTQPPENLAIYSGTXGLTWLFVGFMLQDQHVLHLLVWPRDTNSPEGHS; this is encoded by the exons ATGAGTAATTCTTCTTCATCCTGTGTTCTTTGGCTGGAAAATG TCAatgtttcatttccatttgttttctacGCTGTTAACTTGCAAGCACAAAAACCTCCTAGGAGGCTGAACTTCTCAGTGAGTTTGATTTTAGCAGAAGCCTGTAAAGCATTTATTGAAGATAAGGTGtccttctgaaggaaaataccATTCAGAGAACCTAACTGCACAGAGTACCTCACACAGAACCCCCATATCACCTGCGCCCTCGCAGCCAAGGAGGCCGCCCACACCCTCACTTACGTCATGATGTTGCACAAAGAGTTTGAGACCTTTGAGCTCTCCTTCAGGGAGCTCTTCGTGCTCCAGAGTGTCTACCATGTTCATGGGGATG ATTCAAGGAGCCAATTCCCTtacagcaggcagctctgccttctcAGTGCCTCCCCTGTTTCCTGGGCAAAGGGAGTGCTCCAGGGCAGCATCTCCCACCTGTGGACTGACCTCCACTGCTTGGCCTTGGCCATGCCCTGGTGCTACCTACTCAACACCTGTGGTCAGGACCTCTCCTTGGAGAACAACAGGGAGATCATCCAGCTGCTGAAGGGCCTTGGGGGCAAGAGCATCACACCCAGGGTGCTGCCACCTTCCCACCTGTGCCACCTGCATGTGCACAGGGAGCAATTTtactcttccttctctttcatgCTGTGGACATTTATCTGCAAGACACAGCCA CCAGAAAATCTGGCCATCTATTCTGGTAC TGGCCTCACCTGGCTCTTTGTGGGGTTCATGCTGCAGGACCAGCATGTTCTTCATCTGCTGGTGTGGCCCAGGGACACCAACAGCCCTGAGGGGCACTCCTGA